The Streptomyces sp. NBC_01689 genome includes a window with the following:
- a CDS encoding sodium/solute symporter, producing the protein MNQNYAVPAVALVVVATVLVGAFGLRISRTTSDFYVASRTVGPRLNAAAISGEYLSAASFLGIAGLVLVQGPDMLWYPVGYTAGYLVLLLFVAAPLRRSGAYTLPDFAEARLGSQAVRRLAGAFVVGVGWLYLLPQLQGAGLTLAVLTDAPDWFGGVLVAAVVVATVAAGGMRSITFVQAFQYWLKLTALLVPALFLVLAWQGDGAPRDAFDEPATFRAQRVVRIDDTLDLRLSRPLTVTATGTVDGRRYGNQRVALPAGVHRVARGTRLTFRQGDPVPAADRAGNGGMSTSLAAGREERPLYATYGLILATFLGTMGLPHVVVRFYTSPHGVAARRTTVAVLGLIGAFYLLPPVYGALGRLYAPELSLTGNADAAVLLLPDRVIGGLGADLLGALVAGGAFAAFLSTASGLTMAVAGVLTQDVLPSRGVRHFRLGTVLSMVVPLAASVMVGGLPVADAVGLAFAVSASSFCPLLVLGIWWRRLTPPGAAAGMLTGGGAAFVAVAATMAGYPGSGALHALLAWPALWSVPLGFLTMILVSLATPGRVPQGTAAILARFHLPEELADGQVHAAGHTKEAQV; encoded by the coding sequence GTGAACCAGAACTACGCCGTGCCCGCCGTCGCCCTCGTCGTCGTCGCGACCGTCCTGGTCGGGGCGTTCGGCCTGCGCATATCCCGGACCACCTCCGACTTCTACGTCGCCTCGCGCACCGTGGGCCCCCGCCTCAACGCGGCCGCCATCAGCGGCGAGTACCTCTCCGCCGCCTCCTTCCTCGGCATCGCGGGCCTGGTGCTCGTCCAGGGCCCCGACATGCTCTGGTACCCCGTCGGATACACGGCCGGCTATCTCGTGCTGCTGCTGTTCGTCGCGGCCCCGCTGCGCCGCTCCGGCGCCTACACCCTGCCCGACTTCGCCGAGGCCCGGCTCGGCTCACAGGCGGTCCGGCGGCTCGCCGGCGCCTTCGTCGTCGGCGTCGGCTGGCTCTATCTGCTGCCCCAGCTCCAGGGCGCGGGACTCACCCTGGCGGTGCTGACCGACGCACCCGACTGGTTCGGCGGCGTGCTCGTCGCGGCCGTCGTGGTGGCCACGGTCGCCGCCGGCGGCATGCGCAGCATCACCTTCGTCCAGGCCTTCCAGTACTGGCTGAAGCTCACCGCCCTGCTGGTCCCCGCGCTCTTCCTCGTCCTCGCCTGGCAGGGCGACGGCGCCCCGCGCGACGCCTTCGACGAACCGGCCACCTTCCGCGCACAGCGGGTCGTCCGCATCGACGACACCCTCGACCTGAGACTGTCGCGGCCCCTGACCGTCACGGCGACGGGCACCGTCGACGGCCGCCGCTACGGGAACCAGCGGGTCGCCCTCCCGGCCGGCGTCCACCGCGTCGCCCGCGGCACCCGGCTGACGTTCCGGCAGGGCGACCCCGTACCGGCCGCCGACCGCGCCGGCAACGGCGGCATGTCGACCTCGCTCGCGGCCGGCCGCGAGGAACGCCCGCTGTACGCCACGTACGGACTGATCCTCGCCACCTTCCTCGGCACCATGGGACTGCCGCACGTGGTCGTCCGCTTCTACACCAGCCCGCACGGGGTCGCCGCGCGCCGCACCACCGTCGCCGTCCTCGGCCTGATCGGCGCCTTCTACCTCCTGCCGCCCGTCTACGGGGCGCTCGGCCGGCTGTACGCTCCCGAACTCAGCCTCACCGGCAACGCCGACGCCGCCGTCCTGCTGCTCCCGGACCGGGTCATCGGGGGACTCGGCGCCGACCTCCTCGGCGCGCTCGTGGCGGGCGGCGCCTTCGCGGCCTTCCTGTCCACCGCGTCCGGACTGACCATGGCGGTGGCCGGGGTCCTCACCCAGGACGTGCTGCCCTCGCGCGGTGTACGCCACTTCCGGCTCGGCACGGTCCTCTCCATGGTGGTGCCGCTCGCCGCGAGCGTGATGGTGGGCGGGCTGCCCGTCGCGGACGCCGTGGGACTCGCCTTCGCCGTCTCCGCCTCGTCCTTCTGCCCGCTGCTCGTCCTCGGCATCTGGTGGCGGCGGCTGACACCCCCCGGCGCCGCCGCCGGCATGCTGACCGGCGGCGGCGCGGCCTTCGTGGCGGTCGCCGCCACCATGGCCGGCTACCCGGGCTCCGGCGCCCTGCACGCCCTGCTCGCCTGGCCGGCCCTCTGGTCGGTTCCCCTCGGATTCCTCACCATGATCCTGGTGTCCCTGGCGACGCCGGGCCGGGTGCCGCAGGGCACCGCGGCGATCCTCGCCCGGTTCCACCTCCCCGAGGAACTCGCCGACGGCCAGGTCCACGCGGCCGGGCACACGAAGGAGGCCCAGGTATGA
- a CDS encoding cytochrome c oxidase assembly protein, with product MEHSGHGMTMDLPPFTLGRGLDWSADPFFLAACLLGLGLYGWGVVRLVRRGDAWSPGRTVSFVVGVLTVLLMMCTRLNDYGMVMFSVHMVQHMVISMLSPILILLGAPVTLALRALPVAARRGTKGPRELLLMFLHSRYLRVITHPAFTIPLFIASLYALYFSPLFDFLMGSRTGHTVMMCHFLAVGLVFFWPIMGVDPGPHRPGYLMRMLELFAGMPFHAFFGIALMMASTPMVDTYKNPPASLAIDALSDQNAAGGIAWAFSEIPSVLVLLALLFQWYGSEQRQARRTDRAADRDGDKELEAYNAYLASLNARGN from the coding sequence ATGGAACACAGCGGGCACGGCATGACCATGGATCTGCCGCCGTTCACGCTGGGGAGGGGGCTCGACTGGTCCGCGGACCCGTTCTTCCTCGCCGCCTGCCTGCTGGGCCTCGGCCTGTACGGCTGGGGGGTCGTACGGCTCGTCCGCCGCGGTGACGCGTGGTCGCCGGGACGGACCGTCTCGTTCGTCGTCGGTGTGCTGACCGTGCTGCTGATGATGTGCACGCGGCTGAACGACTACGGCATGGTCATGTTCAGCGTGCACATGGTGCAGCACATGGTGATCAGCATGCTGTCGCCCATCCTGATCCTGCTCGGGGCACCGGTCACGCTCGCACTGCGGGCTCTTCCGGTCGCGGCCAGACGGGGCACCAAGGGGCCGCGTGAACTGCTGCTGATGTTCCTGCACAGCCGGTATCTGCGGGTCATCACGCACCCCGCGTTCACGATCCCGCTGTTCATCGCGAGTCTGTACGCCCTGTACTTCTCTCCCCTCTTCGACTTCCTGATGGGCTCGAGGACCGGGCACACCGTGATGATGTGCCACTTCCTCGCCGTCGGCCTGGTCTTCTTCTGGCCGATCATGGGAGTGGACCCCGGCCCGCACCGGCCGGGTTATCTGATGCGCATGCTGGAGCTCTTCGCGGGCATGCCGTTCCACGCGTTCTTCGGCATCGCGCTGATGATGGCGTCCACGCCGATGGTCGACACGTACAAGAACCCGCCCGCCTCGCTCGCCATCGACGCGCTCAGCGACCAGAACGCGGCGGGCGGCATCGCCTGGGCGTTCAGCGAGATCCCGTCCGTCCTGGTGCTGCTCGCGCTGCTCTTCCAGTGGTACGGCTCCGAGCAGCGCCAGGCCCGCCGTACGGACCGCGCGGCCGACCGCGACGGCGACAAGGAGCTCGAGGCGTACAACGCCTATCTGGCCTCGCTGAACGCCCGCGGCAACTGA
- a CDS encoding sensor histidine kinase, with protein MSGFLAGLCVAVLPLLAAGFWLGRRTARPENLGGLGTPVEHATFETLHTASLAAPPLRAGLTDETARRSARRLRTLLGTDALCLTDQDAVLAWDGIGEHHRTEIMGRLGGPLETGRGEAFRLHCDEPDCVLRWAVVAPLTVDDRVHGALVACAPRESAVLVRAAGEVARWVSVQLELADLDRSRTRLIEAEIKALRAQISPHFIFNSLAVIASFVRTDPERARELLLEFADFTRYSFRRHGDFTTLADELHAIDHYLALVRARFGDRLSVTLQIAPEVLPVALPFLCLQPLVENAVKHGLEGKADKSNKSHISITAQDAGAEALVVIEDNGTGMDPDRLRRILAGEVSPSGGIGLSNVDDRLRQVYGDDHGLVIETAVGAGMRITARLPKYQPGVHSAGRLPRP; from the coding sequence ATGAGCGGATTCCTGGCCGGACTGTGCGTCGCCGTGCTCCCGCTGCTCGCCGCCGGGTTCTGGCTCGGCCGACGGACCGCGCGACCCGAGAACCTCGGCGGGCTCGGCACCCCCGTCGAGCACGCCACCTTCGAGACCCTGCACACCGCCTCGCTCGCCGCGCCCCCGCTGCGCGCCGGCCTCACCGACGAGACCGCCCGCAGATCCGCGCGCCGCCTGCGCACCCTGCTCGGCACCGACGCGCTCTGCCTCACCGACCAGGACGCCGTCCTGGCCTGGGACGGCATCGGCGAGCACCACCGCACCGAGATCATGGGACGGCTCGGCGGCCCGCTGGAGACCGGCCGGGGCGAGGCCTTCCGGCTCCACTGCGACGAGCCGGACTGCGTGCTGCGCTGGGCCGTGGTCGCGCCGCTCACCGTCGACGACCGGGTGCACGGAGCGCTCGTGGCCTGCGCGCCCCGCGAATCCGCGGTGCTCGTGCGGGCCGCGGGCGAGGTCGCCCGCTGGGTCTCGGTGCAACTGGAACTCGCCGATCTCGACCGCTCCCGTACCCGTCTGATCGAGGCCGAGATCAAGGCCCTGCGCGCGCAGATCTCCCCGCACTTCATCTTCAACTCGCTCGCGGTGATCGCCTCGTTCGTCCGCACCGACCCGGAGCGCGCCCGCGAACTGCTGCTGGAGTTCGCGGACTTCACCCGCTACTCGTTCCGCAGGCACGGCGACTTCACCACCCTCGCCGACGAACTGCACGCCATCGACCACTATCTGGCGCTCGTGCGCGCCCGTTTCGGCGACCGGCTCTCGGTCACGCTGCAGATCGCGCCCGAGGTGCTGCCGGTCGCGCTCCCCTTCCTCTGTCTTCAGCCCCTGGTGGAGAACGCCGTCAAACACGGTCTGGAGGGCAAGGCGGACAAGTCGAACAAGAGCCACATCAGCATCACCGCGCAGGACGCGGGCGCCGAGGCACTGGTCGTCATCGAGGACAACGGCACCGGAATGGACCCCGACCGGCTGCGCCGCATCCTGGCCGGGGAGGTCAGCCCCTCCGGGGGCATCGGGCTGTCCAACGTCGACGACCGGCTGCGTCAGGTCTACGGCGACGACCACGGCCTCGTCATCGAGACGGCCGTCGGAGCGGGGATGAGGATCACCGCCCGGCTGCCCAAGTACCAGCCGGGCGTGCACTCGGCGGGCCGGCTGCCCCGGCCGTGA
- a CDS encoding 6-phosphofructokinase → MRIGVLTSGGDCPGLNAVIRSVVHRAVVDHGDEVIGFRDGWKGLLECDYLKLDLDAVSGILARGGTMLGSSRVQPAHLRDGVERARGHVEELGLDAIIPIGGEGTLKAARLLSDGGLPIVGVPKTIDNDIAVTDVTFGFDTAVGVATEALDRLKTTAESHQRVLIVEVMGRHTGWIALHSGMAAGAHAIVVPERPFDIEELAAKVGERFEAGKRFAIVVAAEGAKPREGTMAFDEGVKDVYGHERFAGIARQLSLELEERLGKEARPVILGHVQRGGTPTAYDRVLATRFGWHAVEAAHRGEFGMMTALRGTDIVMVSLAEAVETLKTVPDERYAEAECVL, encoded by the coding sequence ATGCGCATTGGTGTCCTCACGTCCGGCGGCGACTGCCCCGGCCTGAACGCCGTCATCCGGTCCGTCGTGCACCGCGCCGTCGTCGACCACGGCGACGAGGTCATCGGCTTCCGGGACGGCTGGAAGGGGCTTCTGGAGTGCGACTACCTGAAGCTCGACCTCGACGCGGTGAGCGGCATCCTGGCCCGCGGCGGCACGATGCTCGGTTCCTCCCGGGTCCAGCCCGCGCATCTGCGTGACGGTGTCGAGCGGGCCCGGGGGCACGTCGAGGAACTCGGCCTCGACGCGATCATCCCGATCGGCGGCGAGGGCACCCTGAAGGCGGCCCGGCTGCTGTCGGACGGCGGCCTGCCGATCGTGGGTGTGCCGAAGACCATCGACAACGACATCGCCGTCACGGACGTGACCTTCGGCTTCGACACGGCCGTGGGCGTCGCGACGGAGGCCCTGGACCGGCTGAAGACGACCGCCGAATCGCACCAGCGGGTGCTGATCGTGGAGGTCATGGGCCGCCACACCGGCTGGATCGCGCTGCACTCGGGCATGGCCGCCGGGGCCCACGCCATCGTCGTGCCGGAGCGCCCCTTCGACATCGAGGAGCTGGCCGCCAAGGTGGGCGAGCGCTTCGAGGCGGGCAAGCGGTTCGCGATCGTCGTGGCCGCCGAGGGCGCCAAGCCGCGCGAGGGCACCATGGCGTTCGACGAGGGCGTGAAGGACGTCTACGGCCACGAGCGGTTCGCCGGCATCGCCCGGCAGCTCTCCCTGGAACTGGAGGAGCGCCTCGGCAAGGAGGCCCGTCCGGTGATCCTCGGGCACGTGCAGCGCGGCGGCACGCCGACCGCGTACGACCGGGTGCTCGCGACCCGCTTCGGGTGGCACGCCGTGGAGGCCGCGCACCGGGGCGAGTTCGGGATGATGACGGCGCTGCGCGGGACCGACATCGTGATGGTGTCCCTCGCGGAGGCGGTGGAGACGCTGAAGACGGTGCCGGACGAGCGGTACGCCGAGGCGGAGTGCGTGCTCTGA
- a CDS encoding cupin domain-containing protein produces MTAPEGLLVPPGHGRVVRTPAQHVTFKVTGSHSRMASTFEVLVPPGFDVGAHVHTRSEELFYVLEGELDVLAFEPRIRTPDNWQKWESRSGTRVVRATPGTVIVVPPGCPHAFSNPTETPAKMFFQASPPPDHERYFEELLEILGNGGPPDHAAIEELRARYDIEQLTPLKHR; encoded by the coding sequence ATGACCGCGCCCGAAGGGCTCCTCGTACCGCCGGGTCACGGGCGCGTCGTGCGCACGCCCGCCCAGCACGTGACGTTCAAGGTGACCGGCTCGCACTCCCGCATGGCCTCCACCTTCGAGGTGCTGGTGCCGCCCGGGTTCGACGTGGGCGCCCATGTGCACACGCGCAGCGAGGAGCTGTTCTACGTGCTCGAGGGCGAGCTGGACGTGCTCGCCTTCGAGCCCCGGATCCGCACTCCCGACAACTGGCAGAAGTGGGAGTCGCGTTCGGGTACCCGGGTGGTCAGGGCGACCCCCGGCACGGTCATCGTCGTCCCGCCGGGCTGCCCGCACGCGTTCTCCAACCCGACCGAGACGCCGGCCAAGATGTTCTTCCAGGCGTCGCCGCCACCGGACCACGAGCGCTACTTCGAGGAGCTGCTGGAGATCCTGGGCAACGGGGGCCCGCCGGACCACGCGGCGATCGAGGAACTCCGCGCCCGCTACGACATCGAGCAGCTCACGCCCCTGAAGCACCGGTGA
- a CDS encoding type 1 glutamine amidotransferase, whose amino-acid sequence MSDNSLRLVWIYPDLLSTYGDQGNALVVERRARQRGLDVARLDVRSDQPIPTSGDIYLIGGGEDRPQRLAAERLRRDGGLHRAVGNGAIVFSVCAGYQILGHEFINDLGQREPGLGLLDVVSTRGEGERCVGDVLGDIDPRLGLPQLTGFENHQGVTHLGPTARPFAQVRLGKGNGTGDGTEGAYNDTVFGTYMHGPVLARNPQIADLLLKLALDVNALPPIDDRWYEALRGERITAAQQPA is encoded by the coding sequence ATGAGTGACAACAGCCTGCGTCTGGTGTGGATCTACCCTGACCTGCTGAGCACCTACGGCGACCAGGGCAACGCGCTCGTCGTGGAGCGCCGGGCCCGCCAGCGCGGACTCGACGTCGCCCGTCTCGACGTGCGCAGCGACCAGCCCATCCCCACCTCCGGCGACATCTACCTGATCGGCGGCGGCGAGGACCGGCCGCAGCGGCTGGCGGCGGAGCGGCTGCGGCGCGACGGCGGCCTGCACCGCGCGGTCGGCAACGGCGCGATCGTCTTCTCGGTGTGCGCCGGGTACCAGATCCTCGGCCACGAGTTCATCAACGACCTCGGGCAGCGCGAGCCGGGCCTCGGCCTGCTCGACGTGGTCTCCACGCGCGGCGAGGGAGAGCGGTGCGTCGGTGACGTGCTCGGCGACATCGACCCCCGCCTGGGCCTGCCGCAGCTGACCGGCTTCGAGAACCACCAGGGCGTCACCCACCTCGGCCCCACCGCGCGCCCGTTCGCGCAGGTGCGGCTCGGCAAGGGCAACGGCACGGGGGACGGCACCGAGGGCGCGTACAACGACACGGTCTTCGGTACGTACATGCACGGTCCCGTGCTCGCCCGCAACCCGCAGATCGCGGACCTGCTGCTGAAGCTGGCGCTCGACGTGAACGCGCTGCCGCCGATCGACGACCGCTGGTACGAGGCGCTCCGGGGCGAGCGCATCACCGCCGCCCAGCAGCCGGCCTGA
- the def gene encoding peptide deformylase: MRHGSIPGSRGRVRPVTLLGDPVLHAACEEVTDFGPELARLVEDMFATMYAARGVGLAANQIGAALRVFVYDCPDDDEVRHLGHVVNPRLVEADGVVLRGPEGCLSLPGLEAGTERYDHAVVEGFTVDGEPVRVAGTGWFARCLQHEHDHLEGGLYVDRLRGWRRHRVLRQAARAPWGR, encoded by the coding sequence ATGCGACACGGCTCCATCCCCGGCTCCCGAGGGCGCGTCCGCCCGGTCACCCTGCTCGGCGACCCCGTCCTGCACGCGGCCTGCGAGGAGGTCACCGACTTCGGTCCCGAACTGGCCCGGCTCGTCGAGGACATGTTCGCGACGATGTACGCGGCGCGGGGCGTCGGGCTCGCCGCGAACCAGATCGGTGCGGCGCTGCGGGTGTTCGTGTACGACTGCCCGGACGACGACGAGGTCCGTCATCTCGGACATGTGGTGAACCCACGTCTCGTCGAGGCGGACGGTGTGGTCCTGCGGGGTCCCGAGGGCTGTCTCTCGCTGCCGGGTCTGGAGGCGGGCACCGAACGGTACGACCACGCCGTCGTCGAGGGCTTCACCGTGGACGGGGAGCCGGTGCGGGTGGCGGGCACCGGGTGGTTCGCCCGGTGCCTGCAGCACGAGCACGACCACCTGGAGGGCGGCCTGTACGTGGACCGGTTGCGCGGATGGCGCCGGCACCGTGTGCTGCGGCAGGCGGCGCGGGCGCCCTGGGGACGGTGA
- a CDS encoding acyl-CoA dehydrogenase family protein: protein MAEFTMELNDEQKEVRDWLHGFAADVIRPAAAEWDEREETPWPVIQEAAKVGIYSLDFYAQQYFDATGLGIPMAMEELFWGDAGIALSIVGTGLAAVGVLANGTEEQIGTWIPQMYGDANDVKVAAFCSSEPDAGSDVASMRTRAVYDEAKDEWVLNGTKTWATNGGIANVHVVVAVVDAELGSKGHASFIVPPGTPGLSQGQKFKKHGIRASHTAEVVLEDVRIPGSCLLGGKEKLDERLARARERARAGGGERVKNAAMATFEASRPAVGAMAVGTARAAYEVALDYATTREQFGRPIIDNQGVAFQLADMRTSIDAARLLVWRASWMAVNGRPFTAAEGSMSKLFASETAKKVTGQAIQILGGNGYTREYPVERMHRDAAIYTIFEGTSEIQRLVIARTLSGMPIR, encoded by the coding sequence ATGGCCGAGTTCACCATGGAGCTCAACGACGAACAGAAGGAGGTCCGCGACTGGCTCCACGGGTTCGCCGCCGATGTCATCCGTCCCGCGGCGGCCGAGTGGGACGAGCGCGAGGAGACTCCCTGGCCGGTCATCCAGGAAGCCGCGAAGGTCGGCATCTATTCCCTCGACTTCTACGCCCAGCAGTACTTCGACGCCACCGGTCTCGGAATACCGATGGCCATGGAGGAACTCTTCTGGGGCGACGCGGGCATCGCCCTTTCCATCGTGGGCACCGGCCTCGCCGCCGTGGGCGTGCTCGCCAACGGCACCGAGGAGCAGATCGGCACCTGGATTCCCCAGATGTACGGGGATGCCAACGATGTCAAGGTCGCGGCCTTCTGCTCCTCCGAGCCCGACGCCGGCTCCGACGTGGCCTCCATGCGCACCCGGGCCGTGTACGACGAGGCCAAGGACGAATGGGTCCTCAACGGCACCAAGACCTGGGCGACCAACGGCGGCATCGCCAACGTCCACGTCGTCGTGGCGGTCGTCGACGCGGAGCTCGGTTCCAAGGGGCACGCCTCCTTCATCGTGCCGCCGGGCACGCCCGGCCTCTCGCAGGGCCAGAAGTTCAAGAAGCACGGCATCCGCGCCTCGCACACCGCCGAGGTCGTCCTGGAGGACGTCCGGATCCCCGGTTCGTGCCTGCTCGGCGGCAAGGAGAAGCTGGACGAGCGGCTCGCCCGCGCCCGCGAGCGGGCCAGGGCGGGCGGCGGCGAGCGCGTGAAGAACGCCGCGATGGCCACCTTCGAGGCGTCCCGTCCGGCGGTCGGCGCGATGGCGGTGGGCACCGCCCGCGCCGCGTACGAGGTCGCGCTCGACTATGCGACGACGCGTGAGCAGTTCGGGCGGCCGATCATCGACAACCAGGGTGTCGCCTTCCAGCTCGCCGATATGCGTACCTCCATCGACGCGGCGCGTCTGCTGGTGTGGCGCGCTTCGTGGATGGCGGTCAACGGCAGGCCGTTCACGGCGGCCGAGGGGTCGATGTCCAAGCTGTTCGCCAGCGAGACCGCGAAGAAGGTCACCGGACAGGCCATCCAGATCCTGGGCGGCAACGGCTACACCCGCGAGTACCCGGTGGAGCGGATGCACCGGGACGCGGCGATCTACACCATCTTCGAGGGCACGAGTGAGATCCAGCGGCTGGTGATCGCCCGGACGCTCTCCGGGATGCCGATCCGGTAG
- a CDS encoding MurT ligase domain-containing protein: protein MSGNSDPLTPRAKLAVTAGKAAAAVSRAAGRGSGSVIGGRVALKLDPDLLARLANHLDVILVSATNGKTTTTRLIAEALRAAGPVVSNALGANMPAGITSALAGGSDAKFAVIEVDEKYLSGVARDTDPKCIALLNLSRDQLDRAAETRMMAEHWREGLAGSKAVVVANADDPLVVWAASSSPNVMWVAAGQMWKDDAWSCPSCGGVMQRPGDDWFCGDCGFRRPTPTWALSGDHVLDPHGSAWPIHLQLPGRANKANAASSAAVAAVFGVPPQVALERMYQVQAVAGRYDVVQFMQRDLRLLLAKNPAGWLETFSLIDPPPTPVILSVNARGADGTDTSWLWDVDYTRLTGHPIFVLGDRKLDLAVRLEVANQSFQVCDTLDQAVQLAPPGRIEVIANYTAFQDLRRRVGN from the coding sequence ATGTCAGGCAACTCGGACCCGCTGACGCCGCGGGCCAAGCTGGCCGTGACGGCGGGCAAGGCGGCGGCGGCCGTCTCGCGGGCCGCCGGACGCGGCAGCGGATCGGTGATCGGCGGCCGGGTGGCACTCAAGCTCGACCCCGACCTGCTGGCCAGGCTCGCCAACCACCTGGACGTGATCCTGGTGTCGGCGACCAACGGCAAGACCACGACCACCCGGCTGATCGCGGAGGCGCTGCGCGCCGCGGGCCCGGTCGTGTCCAACGCGCTCGGCGCCAACATGCCCGCGGGCATCACCTCGGCGCTGGCCGGCGGTTCGGACGCCAAGTTCGCGGTCATCGAGGTCGACGAGAAGTACCTCTCCGGTGTGGCGCGCGACACCGACCCGAAGTGCATCGCGCTGCTCAACCTCTCCCGCGACCAGCTCGACCGGGCCGCCGAGACCCGGATGATGGCCGAGCACTGGCGCGAGGGTCTGGCCGGTTCCAAGGCCGTCGTGGTGGCCAACGCCGACGACCCCCTCGTCGTGTGGGCCGCGTCCTCGTCGCCGAACGTCATGTGGGTGGCGGCCGGCCAGATGTGGAAGGACGACGCCTGGTCCTGCCCGTCCTGCGGCGGTGTGATGCAGCGCCCCGGCGACGACTGGTTCTGCGGCGACTGCGGGTTCCGCCGTCCGACGCCGACCTGGGCGCTCTCCGGCGACCACGTCCTCGACCCGCACGGCTCGGCCTGGCCGATCCACCTCCAGCTGCCCGGCCGCGCCAACAAGGCGAACGCCGCCTCGTCGGCCGCCGTCGCCGCCGTCTTCGGAGTGCCCCCGCAGGTCGCCCTGGAGCGCATGTACCAGGTGCAGGCGGTGGCCGGACGCTACGACGTGGTGCAGTTCATGCAGCGCGACCTGCGTCTGCTGCTCGCCAAGAACCCGGCGGGCTGGCTGGAGACGTTCTCCCTGATCGACCCGCCGCCCACCCCCGTCATCCTGTCCGTGAACGCGCGGGGCGCCGACGGCACCGACACCTCCTGGCTGTGGGACGTCGACTACACCCGGCTCACCGGGCACCCGATCTTCGTGCTCGGGGACCGAAAGCTCGACCTCGCGGTACGCCTCGAGGTCGCGAACCAGTCCTTCCAGGTATGCGACACCCTCGACCAGGCCGTGCAGCTCGCACCGCCCGGCCGCATCGAGGTCATCGCGAACTACACCGCGTTCCAGGATTTGAGGCGTCGTGTCGGCAACTGA
- a CDS encoding TetR family transcriptional regulator, whose product MDTTQRTDQQRSADRRRRELLEAADRVVLRDGPGASMNAIAAEAGITKPILYRHFGDKGGLYAALAKRHTDALLGALRAALDAPAERRERVEATLDTYLAAIEARPQVYRFLMHPSEGGQPGDPGFDVGKHSAPLLRRMGEELAEVIEERVDLGPGSQQLARVWGHGIVGMMHAAGDWWLGERPCTRAELVRSLADLLWGRLAAAGDRVGGPGF is encoded by the coding sequence ATGGACACCACACAGCGGACCGATCAGCAGAGGTCCGCCGACCGCCGCCGGCGAGAACTGCTGGAGGCCGCCGACAGAGTGGTGCTCCGCGACGGCCCCGGCGCCTCGATGAACGCCATCGCCGCCGAGGCGGGCATCACCAAGCCGATCCTGTACCGGCACTTCGGCGACAAGGGCGGTCTCTACGCGGCCCTGGCCAAGCGCCACACGGACGCCCTCCTCGGAGCACTGCGGGCCGCGCTGGACGCGCCCGCCGAGCGCCGGGAGCGGGTGGAGGCGACCCTCGACACCTACCTGGCGGCCATCGAGGCACGCCCCCAGGTCTACCGCTTCCTGATGCACCCCTCCGAGGGCGGACAGCCGGGCGACCCCGGTTTCGACGTCGGCAAGCACTCCGCGCCCCTGCTGCGGCGCATGGGCGAGGAACTCGCCGAGGTCATCGAGGAACGGGTGGACCTCGGTCCGGGCAGCCAGCAGCTCGCGCGGGTCTGGGGCCACGGGATCGTCGGCATGATGCATGCCGCCGGGGACTGGTGGCTGGGCGAACGGCCGTGCACCCGCGCCGAGTTGGTGCGGAGCCTGGCCGACCTGCTGTGGGGGCGGCTGGCCGCGGCCGGGGACCGCGTCGGGGGTCCCGGGTTCTGA